One segment of Mycolicibacterium sp. YH-1 DNA contains the following:
- a CDS encoding M28 family metallopeptidase yields MSRTALVVLTVSATVLAGCGRSSEPEPTGAPSNEAALEFATQQRDKVTIDAMMAHLGKLQEIADANDGNRALGTKGYAASVDYVAGMLRDKGFDVTTDEFDVRLPFAEEPSVTVGGAGVKAAPLNYTIGTPPQGLTAPLVPVRVEDTPGCEPADYDGLPVDGAIVLVDRGACAFGIKQQVAADRGAVAMIVVNNSDDEQFGGTLGEETDVKIPVVGVTKSDGARLRENPGTTTIKLKAGVNVERTRNVIAQTKTGATDNVVMAGAHLDSVPEGPGINDNGSGVAALLETAVQLGSSPPVRNAVRFGFWGAEEMGLVGSNEYIAGLDVEELKDIALYLNFDMLGSPNPGYFTYDGNQSTPPPANGVPRVPEGSAGIERTLVDYLDGEDKTAEDTDFDGRSDYDGFTQAGIPAGGLFAGAETKKSKEEADLWGGQADQPFDPNYHKPGDTIENIDRTALEIQGGGVAYTVGLYAQNETGRNGVPIREDRVRHVVTEP; encoded by the coding sequence ATGTCACGAACGGCACTGGTGGTCCTGACGGTTTCGGCAACGGTGCTCGCGGGGTGCGGCCGGTCCTCGGAACCGGAGCCGACCGGGGCGCCGTCCAATGAGGCCGCCCTGGAGTTCGCGACGCAGCAGCGGGACAAGGTGACCATCGATGCCATGATGGCGCACCTGGGCAAGCTGCAGGAGATCGCCGACGCCAACGACGGGAACCGGGCACTCGGCACGAAGGGCTACGCCGCCAGCGTCGACTACGTCGCGGGCATGTTGCGGGACAAGGGTTTCGACGTCACCACCGACGAGTTCGATGTGCGCCTGCCGTTCGCCGAGGAGCCGTCGGTGACGGTCGGCGGGGCAGGCGTCAAGGCGGCGCCACTCAACTACACCATCGGAACGCCGCCGCAGGGGCTGACCGCTCCGCTGGTGCCCGTCCGCGTCGAGGACACGCCGGGTTGTGAGCCCGCGGACTACGACGGTCTGCCGGTCGACGGTGCGATCGTGCTGGTCGATCGTGGGGCCTGCGCCTTCGGGATCAAACAACAGGTCGCCGCCGACCGCGGCGCCGTGGCGATGATCGTCGTGAACAACAGCGACGATGAGCAGTTCGGCGGCACGCTGGGCGAGGAAACCGACGTCAAGATTCCGGTGGTCGGTGTGACGAAGTCCGACGGCGCGCGCCTGCGTGAGAATCCGGGCACCACCACGATCAAGCTCAAGGCTGGTGTCAACGTGGAGCGCACCCGAAACGTGATCGCCCAGACCAAGACCGGTGCCACCGACAATGTCGTGATGGCGGGCGCACACCTGGACTCCGTGCCGGAGGGTCCCGGTATCAACGACAACGGCTCGGGCGTGGCTGCGCTGTTGGAGACCGCCGTGCAGTTGGGCAGCTCGCCGCCCGTGCGCAACGCGGTCAGATTCGGGTTCTGGGGTGCCGAGGAGATGGGCCTGGTCGGGTCCAACGAGTACATCGCCGGGCTCGATGTCGAGGAGCTCAAGGACATCGCGCTCTATCTCAACTTCGACATGCTCGGCTCGCCGAACCCCGGCTACTTCACCTACGACGGCAATCAGTCCACACCACCGCCCGCCAACGGCGTGCCACGCGTGCCAGAGGGTTCGGCGGGTATCGAGCGCACGCTAGTGGACTACCTCGACGGTGAGGACAAGACCGCGGAGGACACCGACTTCGACGGCCGCTCCGACTACGACGGGTTCACCCAGGCCGGTATCCCCGCCGGCGGCCTGTTCGCGGGTGCCGAGACGAAGAAGAGCAAGGAGGAGGCCGACCTGTGGGGCGGGCAGGCCGACCAGCCGTTCGACCCGAACTACCACAAGCCAGGTGACACCATCGAGAACATCGATCGCACCGCACTCGAAATCCAGGGTGGTGGAGTGGCATACACCGTCGGCCTCTACGCCCAGAATGAGACCGGTCGCAACGGCGTTCCGATCCGCGAGGACCGAGTCCGTCACGTGGTGACCGAGCCGTGA
- a CDS encoding M28 family peptidase: MTRAAAGGRAVALLTLVALTVVAVLAACGSSAPEAATDPTDLAEQVTVDDMFGHLQRLADVAEANGDTRADGTAGYDASVEYVAGILRDNGFDVTTPEFDRLVVAEPGKPMLTVAGRSQPVDQASLLVNTPKGGLSAPTLRPRKPAGCTAADYGDANVRGAIAVVDDQGCSVVEKQSAATAEGAVGLLVVSDSGTQGLFTPGYYQQLKAPVAVIGRDVDAQLRRTSAPVRLVLDARAGTVTSRNIVAQTKTGDQHNVVVAGAHLDSPVRSPGLNDNGSGVAAVLATAVALGGSPQVTNAVRFAFFGAGEVGGEGSRNYVESLGREGLSDVALYLDFDMLGSRNAGYFTYDGDQSGLANPDVPAASVPKGSAGIERTLAGYLNLAGIRPADSPLGLTGDYSPFLTAGVPIGGLTTWVPGRKTEVQARLWGGQAGKPFDPAYRTPHDTIANINREALGVTGPAVAYVIGTYAKSTDGVNGVPARG, translated from the coding sequence GTGACGCGTGCCGCCGCGGGCGGGCGTGCCGTCGCGCTGCTGACACTCGTGGCGCTGACCGTGGTGGCTGTGCTCGCGGCGTGCGGATCCTCAGCACCCGAGGCGGCCACCGACCCCACCGACCTGGCCGAGCAGGTCACCGTCGACGACATGTTCGGTCACCTACAGCGTCTGGCTGACGTCGCCGAGGCCAATGGCGACACCCGCGCCGACGGCACCGCGGGCTATGACGCCAGCGTCGAGTACGTCGCGGGCATATTGCGCGACAACGGATTCGATGTGACGACCCCGGAGTTCGACCGTCTCGTCGTCGCCGAACCGGGCAAGCCCATGTTGACCGTCGCGGGCCGCAGCCAGCCCGTGGATCAGGCGTCACTGCTCGTCAACACGCCCAAGGGTGGCCTGAGTGCGCCCACCCTGCGCCCGCGCAAGCCCGCGGGCTGCACCGCCGCCGACTACGGCGATGCGAACGTGCGCGGCGCGATCGCCGTCGTCGACGACCAGGGTTGCTCGGTCGTCGAGAAGCAGTCCGCCGCAACGGCGGAGGGTGCGGTGGGACTTCTCGTCGTCAGCGACTCCGGGACCCAGGGGCTGTTCACCCCCGGCTACTACCAGCAGCTCAAAGCGCCGGTCGCGGTGATCGGCCGCGATGTCGATGCGCAGCTGCGCCGGACCAGCGCGCCGGTACGCCTCGTTCTCGATGCGCGCGCGGGCACCGTCACGTCGCGAAACATCGTGGCGCAGACCAAGACCGGTGATCAGCACAACGTCGTCGTGGCGGGTGCGCACCTGGACTCGCCGGTGCGCAGCCCCGGCCTCAACGACAACGGTTCGGGTGTGGCCGCCGTGCTGGCGACCGCTGTCGCGCTTGGGGGTTCACCGCAGGTCACCAACGCCGTGCGGTTCGCGTTCTTCGGCGCGGGGGAGGTGGGCGGAGAGGGATCGCGCAACTACGTCGAGAGCCTCGGGCGCGAGGGCCTGTCTGATGTCGCGCTGTACCTGGACTTCGACATGCTTGGCTCGCGCAACGCCGGCTACTTCACCTACGACGGCGACCAGTCGGGGCTGGCGAATCCCGACGTACCCGCGGCGTCCGTCCCGAAGGGTTCCGCGGGTATCGAGCGCACGCTGGCGGGCTACCTGAACCTCGCGGGTATCCGCCCCGCCGACTCGCCACTTGGCCTGACCGGTGACTACAGCCCGTTCCTCACCGCCGGGGTGCCGATCGGCGGGCTCACCACCTGGGTCCCCGGGCGCAAGACCGAAGTGCAGGCGCGACTGTGGGGAGGACAGGCGGGCAAGCCGTTCGATCCCGCGTACCGCACACCGCACGACACCATCGCCAACATCAACCGCGAGGCGCTGGGCGTCACCGGCCCGGCGGTGGCCTATGTCATCGGCACCTACGCGAAGTCGACCGACGGTGTGAACGGCGTACCGGCTAGGGGCTGA
- a CDS encoding APC family permease, whose translation MSEVVDADDTRARAPSPDDRSGKLRGNLGVPAIVLMVVAAAAPLSTIGGNVPIGMVLGNTTGIPVAFLVAGAIFLLFAGSFVAMSKYVTNTGAFYAYIQKGLGRAAGTGAAVLALPAYMCTLLGVAAYDGVILAGFIERFGGPAIPWWLLTGVVLAIVGWLGYRDIDLSAKVLGIFLVSEVAILVVLDLVIVLRGGEQGITGDSFTPQGIAGGFSIALLYALWGFVGVEATAVFRDEAKDPDRTVPRATYWAVGIVASFYAFSSWALIEGNGGPDAIQAAKDDPDNFMVNTAQQYLGMLGRDLTTGFWFISVFACALAFHNISARYAFVLGKSGVLPKRFGDVHGRHGSPANASILISVLSFVIMAVLAALQLDPVLQIFGPLGGLGILALAILWLMTTVSVVIFFTRRGGSTRIVVLASIATLALAAALVLVVSNLTLVVGGSPTLAWIFGVMPLLLLGLGMLLSRRSTEDLA comes from the coding sequence ATGTCTGAGGTTGTCGACGCGGACGACACACGCGCCCGCGCACCGTCTCCGGACGACCGTTCCGGAAAATTGCGGGGAAATCTCGGTGTCCCCGCAATCGTCCTCATGGTCGTGGCCGCTGCGGCACCGCTGTCAACGATCGGCGGAAACGTGCCGATCGGGATGGTGCTCGGCAATACCACGGGCATCCCCGTCGCGTTCCTGGTCGCGGGTGCCATCTTCCTGCTGTTCGCGGGGAGTTTCGTGGCGATGTCGAAGTACGTCACGAACACCGGCGCGTTCTACGCATACATCCAGAAGGGACTCGGCCGTGCAGCCGGGACCGGCGCCGCCGTGCTCGCACTTCCGGCGTACATGTGCACGCTGCTCGGCGTAGCGGCGTACGACGGTGTGATCCTCGCCGGCTTCATCGAGCGATTCGGCGGACCGGCCATCCCCTGGTGGTTGCTGACGGGAGTGGTGCTCGCGATCGTCGGGTGGCTGGGCTACCGCGACATCGACCTCAGTGCCAAGGTTCTCGGCATCTTCCTGGTCTCCGAGGTGGCCATCCTGGTCGTCCTCGACCTGGTCATCGTCCTCCGGGGTGGCGAGCAGGGCATCACTGGCGACTCCTTCACCCCTCAGGGCATCGCCGGTGGGTTCTCGATCGCCCTGCTGTACGCACTGTGGGGCTTCGTCGGTGTCGAGGCGACCGCCGTCTTCCGGGACGAGGCCAAGGACCCGGACCGCACCGTCCCCCGCGCCACCTACTGGGCTGTGGGGATCGTGGCCAGCTTCTACGCCTTCTCGAGCTGGGCCCTCATCGAGGGCAACGGCGGCCCGGACGCCATCCAGGCGGCCAAGGATGATCCCGACAACTTCATGGTGAACACCGCCCAGCAGTACCTCGGCATGCTGGGGCGCGATCTCACCACCGGCTTCTGGTTCATCAGCGTGTTCGCCTGCGCGTTGGCATTCCACAACATCAGTGCCCGCTACGCGTTCGTACTGGGTAAGAGCGGCGTGCTGCCGAAGCGCTTCGGTGATGTCCACGGGCGCCACGGCTCACCTGCGAACGCGTCGATTCTGATCAGCGTCTTGTCGTTCGTGATCATGGCTGTGCTCGCCGCGCTTCAGCTGGACCCGGTGCTGCAGATCTTCGGCCCGCTCGGCGGCCTCGGAATCCTGGCGCTGGCAATCCTGTGGCTGATGACGACGGTCTCGGTCGTGATCTTCTTCACCCGCCGCGGTGGCTCGACGCGCATCGTGGTGCTGGCATCGATCGCCACACTCGCGCTGGCCGCGGCCCTGGTGCTGGTCGTGTCGAACCTGACCCTGGTCGTGGGTGGCTCCCCCACCCTGGCCTGGATATTCGGTGTGATGCCGCTGTTGCTCCTGGGGCTGGGCATGCTGCTGAGCCGACGATCGACTGAGGACCTGGCCTAG
- a CDS encoding ATP-binding cassette domain-containing protein: protein MIELAGLTKDFGAKRAVDDLTCSIEPGVVTGFLGPNGAGKTTTMRMILGLDHPSSGTATIGGKRYRELSDPLRTVGALLDAKQVHPNRSARDHLRWIAATNRIPFTRVDEVLDVVGLDSVADKNAGTLSLGMGQRLGIAAALLGDPPVLLFDEPVNGLDPEGIRWVRTLMRALAAEGRTVFVSSHLLAEMSNTADRLVVIGRGRLISSTTVAEFVASSGADAVRVRSPQLDSLAGLLNDAGIDTCAEADGLALAVRGVAIEVVGELAARNGIALHELSAQRASLEEAYLKLTDDQVEYRTAGR, encoded by the coding sequence GTGATCGAGCTGGCGGGTCTGACGAAGGACTTCGGTGCGAAGCGCGCCGTCGACGATCTCACCTGCTCGATCGAGCCGGGTGTCGTCACGGGGTTCCTCGGCCCCAATGGTGCCGGCAAGACCACCACCATGCGCATGATCCTTGGCCTGGACCATCCGAGCTCGGGCACCGCGACAATCGGCGGCAAGCGGTACCGCGAACTATCCGACCCGCTGCGGACGGTCGGCGCGCTGCTGGACGCCAAACAGGTGCACCCCAACCGGTCCGCCCGTGACCACCTGCGCTGGATCGCGGCCACCAACCGCATTCCGTTCACCCGCGTCGACGAGGTGCTCGACGTGGTCGGCCTCGACTCGGTGGCGGACAAGAACGCGGGCACACTGTCGCTCGGCATGGGCCAGCGCCTGGGCATTGCGGCCGCCCTCCTCGGCGACCCGCCGGTGCTGTTGTTCGACGAACCGGTCAACGGACTCGATCCCGAGGGCATCCGCTGGGTGCGCACGCTCATGCGGGCGCTGGCCGCCGAGGGCCGCACGGTATTCGTGTCGAGTCACCTGCTGGCCGAGATGTCCAACACCGCCGACCGCCTTGTGGTGATCGGCCGGGGCCGATTGATCTCCTCGACCACGGTCGCCGAGTTCGTCGCGAGTTCGGGTGCCGACGCCGTCAGGGTCCGCAGCCCCCAGCTCGACTCCCTGGCTGGGCTGCTCAACGATGCGGGTATCGACACGTGCGCCGAGGCCGATGGATTGGCGCTGGCGGTACGGGGCGTGGCGATCGAGGTGGTGGGTGAGCTGGCAGCGCGCAACGGCATCGCGCTGCACGAGCTCAGCGCACAACGGGCCTCGCTCGAGGAGGCCTACCTCAAGCTGACCGACGACCAGGTCGAGTACCGGACGGCGGGCCGATGA
- the thiS gene encoding sulfur carrier protein ThiS, producing MLVIVNGEDVQIDENATVTTMLDTLGFPDKGIAVALNWSVLPRSEWDTVLSDGAKVEVVTAVQGG from the coding sequence ATGTTGGTGATCGTCAATGGCGAGGACGTCCAGATCGACGAGAACGCCACGGTGACAACGATGCTCGACACCCTGGGATTTCCCGATAAGGGCATTGCGGTGGCGCTGAACTGGTCGGTGCTGCCTCGGTCCGAGTGGGACACCGTGCTGTCCGACGGCGCCAAGGTGGAAGTGGTGACGGCGGTGCAGGGTGGTTGA
- a CDS encoding PucR family transcriptional regulator ligand-binding domain-containing protein translates to MARDSPLSVAAALTVPPLDQGSVIAGHRGLTREVLWVDIIHAPAESFVRAHDLVLTTDADIRQADVREFLAYLVASPAAGLIISPPPELAAGTVRDLLSSLVALADRHEFPVVLLPWEIAFADVQKSLLPLLTPSVPGAQVEMAIGRREGDAGGRNAGGWEEFADPFVKALHELARAAGVTVRSSVTDDLVMCHFSAALSASTVSGLIASAQRLSGIPENLVSWVLLPPAHGQTVTVPASVPSSTPDGPVDPRQFAEVLRQDPRSMATILQTLQPLVDYDRTRRGQLVHTLEILLNEATNISAAARALYLNRHSLLYRIKLIEELTGLSLKNPADRFHLEVSVRVHQIDEGRTVS, encoded by the coding sequence ATGGCTCGGGACTCGCCGCTGAGTGTGGCGGCGGCCTTGACCGTTCCGCCACTGGACCAGGGCTCGGTCATAGCCGGGCACCGAGGTTTGACCCGTGAGGTGCTGTGGGTCGACATCATCCACGCGCCAGCCGAGTCCTTCGTGCGCGCTCACGACCTCGTGTTGACCACCGACGCCGACATTCGGCAAGCCGATGTACGGGAGTTCCTCGCCTATCTCGTGGCCTCCCCGGCCGCCGGGTTGATAATCAGCCCTCCACCCGAACTCGCTGCCGGCACTGTCCGCGATCTCCTCAGCTCGCTGGTCGCGCTCGCTGATCGCCATGAGTTCCCGGTGGTGCTCCTGCCATGGGAGATAGCCTTCGCCGATGTTCAGAAGAGCCTGCTACCACTGTTGACCCCATCGGTTCCCGGCGCACAGGTGGAGATGGCCATCGGACGCCGCGAAGGTGACGCGGGCGGCCGGAACGCCGGCGGTTGGGAAGAATTCGCCGACCCCTTCGTCAAGGCGCTCCACGAGTTGGCGCGCGCGGCCGGTGTGACGGTCCGATCGTCTGTGACCGACGACCTCGTGATGTGTCATTTCTCCGCCGCCCTGTCGGCGTCCACGGTGTCCGGATTGATCGCGTCTGCCCAGCGACTCAGCGGCATTCCGGAGAACCTCGTGAGTTGGGTGCTGCTCCCACCTGCGCACGGCCAGACCGTCACAGTGCCAGCGTCGGTGCCGTCGTCCACACCCGATGGCCCGGTGGATCCGCGGCAGTTCGCCGAGGTGCTCAGGCAGGATCCACGGAGTATGGCGACGATCCTGCAGACCCTGCAGCCGCTCGTCGACTACGACAGGACACGCCGCGGGCAGCTCGTCCACACCTTGGAGATCCTGCTCAATGAGGCCACGAACATCAGCGCGGCTGCCAGAGCGCTGTACCTGAACCGGCACTCCCTGCTGTACCGGATCAAGCTCATCGAGGAACTCACGGGTCTCTCGCTCAAGAATCCCGCGGACCGCTTCCATCTGGAGGTGAGCGTTCGCGTCCACCAGATCGATGAGGGGCGCACAGTCTCGTGA
- the thiO gene encoding glycine oxidase ThiO — translation MSPDSMAGSPARSLAVVGGGVIGLSVARRAALDGWSVRVHRTADHGASWVAGGMLAPHSEGWPGEETLLQIGLESLRLWHEGFLDGLPAEVVTARESLVVAVDRADAEDLRTVGEWLSAQGQPVTLTRSARDVEPLLAQGIRHGFIAETELAVDNRALVAALADACEGLGVQWAPPVESLDETRDADTTVIANGIDAPALWPGLAIRPVKGEVLRLRWRKGCMPLPRRVIRARVHGRQVYLVPRPDGLVIGATQYEHGRDTAPAVSGVRDLLDDACEVMPALGEYELAECAAGLRPMTPDGVPLVGRLDENTLVAAGHGRSGFLLAPWTADRIAAELKESELKVAVLKGEVPTCW, via the coding sequence ATGTCTCCGGATTCAATGGCCGGCTCACCGGCGCGAAGTCTCGCCGTCGTCGGCGGTGGTGTCATCGGCTTGTCCGTGGCCCGCCGTGCCGCGCTCGACGGGTGGTCGGTGCGGGTGCACCGCACCGCCGATCACGGTGCGTCGTGGGTGGCGGGCGGAATGCTCGCACCGCACAGTGAGGGCTGGCCGGGTGAGGAGACGCTGCTGCAGATCGGCCTCGAGTCGCTGCGGCTGTGGCATGAGGGCTTCCTTGACGGCCTGCCCGCCGAGGTGGTCACCGCCCGCGAGTCGTTGGTGGTGGCGGTGGACCGCGCCGATGCCGAGGACCTGCGGACGGTGGGTGAGTGGCTCAGCGCGCAGGGGCAGCCCGTGACGCTGACCAGATCTGCCCGGGATGTCGAACCTCTGCTCGCTCAAGGTATCCGGCACGGTTTCATCGCGGAAACCGAACTCGCCGTTGACAACCGAGCGCTCGTCGCCGCGCTCGCGGACGCGTGCGAGGGTCTCGGTGTGCAATGGGCGCCGCCCGTGGAGTCGCTCGACGAGACGCGTGACGCGGATACCACGGTGATCGCCAACGGTATCGACGCCCCGGCCCTGTGGCCCGGTCTTGCGATCCGGCCGGTCAAGGGTGAGGTGCTGCGCCTGCGGTGGCGCAAGGGCTGTATGCCGCTGCCGCGCAGGGTTATCCGCGCCCGGGTGCACGGCAGGCAGGTGTACCTGGTGCCTCGTCCGGATGGGCTGGTGATCGGTGCGACGCAGTACGAGCACGGCCGTGACACCGCGCCCGCCGTATCGGGTGTGCGCGACCTTCTCGACGACGCGTGCGAGGTCATGCCCGCGCTCGGTGAGTACGAACTCGCCGAGTGTGCCGCGGGCCTGCGCCCCATGACGCCCGACGGTGTGCCGCTAGTGGGCAGGCTCGACGAAAACACGTTGGTGGCTGCGGGCCACGGTCGCTCGGGTTTTCTGCTGGCGCCGTGGACGGCCGATCGGATCGCGGCCGAGTTGAAGGAATCCGAGTTGAAGGTAGCCGTGTTGAAAGGTGAGGTGCCGACATGTTGGTGA
- a CDS encoding ATPase: MSVLTTEALFIGGRSGTGKTTVGFEIHAQLSAAGVTHSLIEGDFLDMAHPSPFEHDLAERNLAAMWGNYRALGYHRMIYTNTVSVLPDVIERLTTAMGDNPRVVAVLLTCTDATARERLGQREIGSTLDHHLTSSERAAGLLELGAADWAHRILTDNRSVAEVAADVIDITGWRVSP; encoded by the coding sequence GTGAGCGTGCTGACCACCGAAGCGCTGTTCATCGGTGGGCGCTCCGGCACGGGCAAGACCACTGTCGGTTTCGAGATACATGCCCAGTTGAGCGCTGCCGGCGTCACGCACTCTCTGATAGAGGGCGACTTCCTCGACATGGCCCACCCGTCGCCATTCGAGCACGACCTCGCCGAACGCAACCTCGCAGCGATGTGGGGAAACTACCGAGCGCTCGGATATCACCGCATGATCTACACCAATACCGTCAGCGTGCTGCCCGACGTGATCGAACGACTGACCACCGCGATGGGCGACAACCCAAGGGTCGTCGCCGTTCTGCTCACCTGTACCGACGCCACAGCCCGAGAACGTCTGGGCCAGCGCGAGATTGGCTCAACCCTGGATCACCACCTCACATCCAGCGAGAGGGCGGCTGGCTTGCTGGAGCTCGGCGCTGCAGACTGGGCTCATCGAATCCTCACCGACAATCGCTCGGTCGCCGAAGTCGCCGCAGACGTCATCGACATCACGGGCTGGCGGGTCAGCCCCTAG
- a CDS encoding thiazole synthase: MGTGGAANLAVLREALVASGTELTTVAMRRVDAEGGTGVLDLLTELGITPLPNTAGCRGAAEAVLTAQLAREALHTDWVKLEVIADDRTLLPDAIELVRAAEQLVDDGFVVLPYTNDDPVLARRLEDVGCAAVMPLGSPIGTGLGIANPHHIEMIVDRAGVPVILDAGIGTASDAALAMELGCEAVLLATAVTRASNPPVMAAAMAAAVEAGYLARQAGRIPKRFWAQASSPTAP; this comes from the coding sequence ATGGGCACCGGCGGTGCGGCGAACCTCGCGGTGCTGCGTGAGGCGCTGGTCGCCTCGGGTACCGAGCTGACCACGGTGGCGATGCGGCGCGTTGACGCCGAGGGTGGCACCGGCGTGCTGGACCTGCTCACCGAACTCGGGATAACCCCGCTGCCGAACACCGCGGGTTGTCGTGGCGCTGCGGAGGCGGTGTTGACCGCGCAGTTGGCCCGCGAGGCCCTGCACACCGACTGGGTGAAGCTGGAGGTCATCGCCGACGATCGCACGCTTCTGCCCGATGCCATCGAGTTGGTCAGGGCTGCAGAGCAATTGGTCGACGACGGTTTCGTCGTGCTGCCGTACACCAATGACGATCCGGTGCTGGCGCGGCGCCTCGAGGACGTCGGCTGCGCGGCCGTGATGCCGTTGGGGTCACCCATCGGCACGGGCCTGGGCATCGCCAACCCGCACCACATCGAGATGATCGTGGACCGCGCAGGAGTGCCCGTCATCCTCGACGCGGGCATAGGCACGGCCAGCGACGCGGCCCTGGCGATGGAACTGGGCTGCGAGGCCGTGCTGCTGGCCACCGCCGTGACCCGGGCGTCGAATCCACCCGTGATGGCCGCCGCGATGGCCGCCGCCGTCGAGGCCGGGTACCTGGCCAGGCAGGCGGGCCGAATCCCCAAGCGGTTCTGGGCCCAGGCCTCCAGCCCCACCGCTCCGTGA
- a CDS encoding ABC transporter permease, with the protein MSAASALAALHAERIKLSTIRSPLWSALAAAVLSIGVAALQGATAYGAAGLSPQRAAMGVAVFGVPILMVLAAMTVTGEYRTGMIRATFAAVPNRPLVLAAKAVVMAVCSAVFTAVLVVAAVAVARLAADPLVGAGLSLAGSAVWRVVAALALFAAVAAVLGVGVGALMRHAAGAVAVLLMWPLVVEPIVGNLPSIGPEIGPYLPFANAFLFADVQWLFPTYVMLWGPFGSLVYFTTVVVVIFIAATVVIVKRDA; encoded by the coding sequence ATGAGCGCCGCATCCGCGCTGGCCGCGCTGCACGCCGAGCGCATCAAACTGTCGACCATCCGCTCCCCGCTGTGGTCGGCGCTGGCCGCCGCGGTGCTCAGTATTGGCGTCGCGGCACTTCAGGGCGCCACCGCATACGGAGCGGCGGGGTTGTCGCCGCAGCGGGCCGCGATGGGTGTCGCGGTGTTCGGCGTTCCGATCCTTATGGTGCTCGCGGCGATGACGGTGACGGGCGAGTATCGCACTGGCATGATCCGCGCGACGTTCGCAGCCGTCCCGAACCGCCCGCTGGTGCTCGCGGCGAAGGCCGTCGTCATGGCGGTGTGCTCGGCGGTGTTCACCGCGGTCCTGGTGGTGGCCGCGGTCGCGGTGGCGCGGTTGGCCGCCGACCCCCTCGTCGGTGCGGGGCTGTCGCTGGCCGGTTCGGCGGTGTGGCGAGTGGTGGCGGCGCTGGCACTGTTCGCCGCTGTCGCCGCGGTGCTCGGCGTCGGTGTCGGGGCGCTGATGCGCCACGCCGCGGGAGCTGTCGCCGTTCTGCTGATGTGGCCGTTGGTGGTCGAGCCCATCGTGGGCAATCTGCCGAGCATCGGTCCGGAGATCGGCCCCTATCTACCGTTTGCCAACGCGTTCCTGTTCGCCGACGTGCAGTGGCTGTTCCCCACCTACGTGATGCTGTGGGGCCCGTTCGGGTCGCTCGTCTACTTCACCACCGTCGTCGTGGTGATCTTCATCGCGGCCACCGTCGTGATCGTCAAGCGTGATGCTTGA
- a CDS encoding SGNH/GDSL hydrolase family protein, translating into MAAGPGIRPKAAGAPFGSGRSAVNYPHLVAERLGYDVVDVTFSGARTAHVLTESQRGQPAQVDSLDGTERLVTVTIGGNDVGYVPYLFAAGLPRFATSLPLLGRVLRDALDPVARDEALASVGASLRAVGAELRRRAPHATVMFVDYLTLLPPPGTAPPPMSDAHAEVGRHIADTLKLHTETAAADTGCGLVRAGDASLDHHPWSAEAWTTGFGLPVPRRPAPLHPNAAGMRAVADLIVGALS; encoded by the coding sequence ATGGCGGCCGGACCGGGCATCAGGCCGAAGGCCGCCGGAGCGCCGTTCGGTTCCGGACGCTCCGCCGTGAACTACCCGCACCTGGTCGCCGAGCGTCTCGGATACGACGTCGTCGACGTCACGTTCTCCGGAGCGAGGACCGCACACGTACTCACCGAGTCGCAGCGCGGCCAACCCGCACAGGTCGACTCGCTGGATGGCACTGAGCGCCTGGTCACCGTGACGATCGGTGGCAATGACGTCGGCTACGTCCCCTACCTGTTCGCCGCGGGACTGCCGCGGTTCGCGACGTCGCTCCCGCTGCTGGGCCGCGTGCTGCGCGACGCACTGGATCCGGTCGCGCGCGATGAGGCACTCGCCAGCGTCGGTGCGTCCCTGAGGGCCGTCGGTGCCGAGCTACGCCGCCGCGCACCGCACGCCACGGTGATGTTCGTGGACTACCTCACACTGCTGCCACCACCGGGCACCGCGCCCCCACCGATGTCGGACGCCCACGCGGAGGTGGGTAGGCACATCGCCGACACGCTCAAGCTCCACACCGAAACCGCGGCGGCCGACACGGGTTGCGGACTGGTCCGCGCGGGCGACGCCAGCCTCGACCATCACCCGTGGTCAGCCGAGGCGTGGACGACCGGATTCGGTTTGCCGGTGCCACGCCGCCCCGCTCCACTGCACCCCAACGCGGCGGGTATGCGCGCCGTCGCCGACCTGATCGTCGGTGCGTTGAGCTGA